A portion of the Sphingobacterium spiritivorum genome contains these proteins:
- a CDS encoding glycosyltransferase family 2 protein produces the protein MVNTSNHTLVSIIIPIYNVQQFLHETIQSVLNQSFQEFELILVNDGSTDKCALICQEYASKDKRIQFIDQENSGVSISRNKGLLQAKGNYVFFMDSDDTLDSDFIKSSFESAEKNSNDITIVGEEYCKRLPNVTALPTCAQFLKRSFLVDHPEIRFPEHIQPCEDGLFSHQLLALTTSVGVNLQGNYHYRKHSSQNHVKINENSWKVLHQIPSWFSILSKFYEKNDLFYSHSFHLALFVEHEPFEIRYLRLTLDEEQKKYLFDIIKEFMSKYVDPYLSNKSRNLLSKPFLYFLRAKSYSDFDNFYKRYLKQRAAKRKILLFVVKLIPFSNLRRGWRENIRAKY, from the coding sequence ATGGTCAACACTTCGAATCACACTCTTGTTTCCATAATTATACCGATTTATAATGTCCAACAGTTTTTACATGAAACTATTCAAAGCGTACTGAATCAAAGTTTTCAGGAATTTGAATTGATATTGGTCAATGATGGTAGTACAGATAAATGCGCATTGATTTGTCAGGAATATGCGTCGAAAGATAAGCGTATCCAATTTATTGATCAGGAAAATTCAGGGGTGTCGATATCCCGGAATAAGGGATTGCTTCAGGCAAAAGGCAATTATGTGTTTTTTATGGATTCGGATGATACTTTGGATTCAGATTTCATTAAAAGTTCTTTTGAATCTGCCGAGAAGAATTCCAATGATATTACAATAGTCGGAGAAGAGTATTGTAAGCGGTTGCCAAATGTAACAGCTTTACCAACCTGTGCACAATTTCTGAAAAGGAGTTTTTTAGTTGATCATCCGGAAATAAGATTTCCAGAACATATTCAGCCCTGCGAAGATGGATTGTTTTCTCATCAGTTATTGGCATTGACTACATCTGTAGGAGTGAATTTGCAGGGTAATTATCATTATCGTAAACACAGCAGTCAAAATCACGTTAAGATTAATGAGAATAGTTGGAAAGTACTCCATCAAATACCGAGTTGGTTTTCTATACTATCCAAGTTCTACGAAAAGAACGATCTTTTTTACTCTCACAGCTTTCATTTGGCATTATTCGTAGAGCATGAACCCTTCGAAATAAGATATTTAAGATTAACTCTTGATGAAGAACAAAAGAAATATTTATTTGATATAATAAAGGAATTTATGAGTAAATATGTTGATCCATATTTATCTAATAAAAGCAGAAATTTGCTTAGTAAACCATTCTTGTATTTCTTAAGAGCCAAGAGCTATTCTGATTTTGATAATTTTTATAAAAGGTACTTAAAACAGCGCGCAGCCAAAAGAAAGATATTACTTTTTGTGGTTAAACTAATTCCTTTTTCAAATTTGAGAAGAGGGTGGAGAGAGAATATTCGTGCAAAATATTGA
- a CDS encoding glycosyltransferase family 2 protein — protein sequence MTNKTKISLLISTYNWPEALYLCLESILLQTVLPDEIVIADDGSREETREEIEKFRLRTDIPIQHIWHEDNGFQLSQIRNKAISQVSNPYIIQIDGDVILHSCFVQDHLIISEQNAFITGSRVNLDENFSKKMLMHGVLPDLHTLRYRSKNILNSLHIPFLAKIFADKYKVNGRYRDFTRGCNMAYWKDDIIKVNGYNESMHGWGSEDKELVARLRNLGLKKRFLKFSGIVYHIWHPFASREKEIVNDGIYKSTVSQNKTFTENGINKYLK from the coding sequence ATGACAAATAAAACAAAAATATCTCTTCTTATTTCAACATATAACTGGCCTGAAGCCTTATATCTATGTCTGGAAAGTATTCTTTTACAAACTGTACTTCCGGATGAGATTGTTATAGCAGATGATGGGTCGCGAGAGGAAACACGAGAGGAAATTGAAAAATTTCGTCTAAGAACTGATATTCCTATTCAACATATTTGGCATGAAGACAATGGTTTTCAACTCTCGCAGATACGAAATAAAGCTATTTCCCAAGTATCAAACCCATATATAATTCAAATAGATGGTGATGTAATTTTACATTCTTGCTTTGTTCAAGATCATTTAATAATTTCTGAACAAAATGCTTTTATAACAGGTAGCAGAGTGAATTTAGATGAAAATTTTTCAAAAAAAATGTTAATGCACGGAGTATTACCTGATCTCCATACATTAAGATATAGAAGTAAGAACATTCTTAACAGTTTACATATCCCTTTTTTAGCAAAGATTTTCGCAGATAAGTACAAAGTAAATGGTCGATATAGAGATTTTACCAGGGGCTGCAATATGGCTTATTGGAAAGATGATATTATTAAAGTAAATGGGTATAATGAATCTATGCATGGATGGGGTAGTGAGGATAAAGAACTTGTTGCTAGGTTGAGGAATTTGGGTCTAAAAAAGAGGTTTTTAAAATTTTCCGGTATTGTGTATCATATATGGCATCCTTTTGCTTCACGAGAAAAAGAGATAGTAAATGATGGTATTTATAAATCTACCGTTTCTCAAAATAAAACATTTACGGAGAATGGAATTAACAAGTATTTGAAATAA
- a CDS encoding glycosyltransferase, with translation MSKKKVLYFMPDNPMDGKGGNLTRCNQMLQYFQSNSQVLEVHFVSTLYWDNVSMDKFKLIYPDIILHVFELRMSKQNIWKYLLEDKIPRKLNGIRNKGVLDNSTPYLKSKFKEIIQKNRYDIILISYSTWGNIIDYAEDAYKIIDTHDFMTLQYKTENEKEGYIKVGEIFQEEIDTLSKYDEIWTYSVEERYIFEQFTNSNVTLIPVSFPSKRLEPDRNIKYDMLYVASDNRHNIKSIKWFLKFVFPLLNNVKLYVVGKICSAIDDAPNIIKLGVVENLEEIYKFSKICICPMITGTGVKIKVLESLSYGLPVVTTKRGVDGLVNKSQNGCLITDDPEGFANYIKQLLSDQSFYAKISEQARLYFEENHNETQEIKLLNNIFLK, from the coding sequence ATGTCAAAGAAAAAGGTTTTGTATTTTATGCCAGATAATCCCATGGATGGTAAAGGGGGGAATTTGACACGATGTAATCAAATGTTACAATACTTTCAATCAAATAGTCAAGTATTGGAGGTTCATTTTGTTTCTACATTATACTGGGACAATGTAAGTATGGATAAATTCAAACTTATCTATCCAGATATAATCTTGCATGTTTTTGAACTCAGAATGTCAAAGCAAAATATCTGGAAATATCTTCTTGAAGATAAAATACCCAGAAAATTAAACGGGATTCGAAATAAAGGAGTGTTGGATAATTCAACTCCTTATTTGAAAAGTAAATTCAAAGAAATCATTCAAAAAAATAGATATGATATTATTTTAATTAGTTATTCGACTTGGGGAAATATTATTGATTATGCTGAAGACGCTTATAAAATAATCGACACTCATGATTTTATGACTTTGCAATATAAGACAGAAAATGAAAAAGAGGGATATATCAAGGTTGGTGAAATTTTTCAGGAAGAAATAGATACGCTAAGTAAGTACGATGAGATCTGGACTTATTCAGTAGAAGAAAGATATATTTTTGAACAGTTTACAAATAGTAATGTCACTCTTATACCCGTTTCATTCCCATCAAAAAGATTGGAGCCTGATAGAAATATTAAATATGATATGTTATATGTCGCAAGTGATAATCGACATAATATCAAAAGTATTAAATGGTTTCTAAAGTTTGTCTTTCCGCTCTTAAATAATGTTAAGCTCTATGTTGTTGGGAAAATCTGTTCGGCTATTGATGATGCCCCAAATATTATCAAGTTGGGAGTGGTGGAAAACTTAGAAGAGATATACAAATTTAGTAAAATCTGTATTTGTCCTATGATAACGGGAACAGGTGTTAAAATCAAAGTCCTGGAATCCTTATCTTATGGATTACCAGTGGTAACGACTAAAAGAGGTGTTGATGGATTAGTGAATAAATCTCAGAATGGGTGTTTGATAACTGATGATCCTGAAGGTTTTGCGAATTATATAAAACAACTTTTATCGGATCAGAGTTTTTATGCTAAAATTAGTGAACAGGCAAGATTATATTTTGAAGAAAATCATAATGAGACTCAGGAAATAAAACTTTTAAATAATATTTTTCTCAAATAG
- a CDS encoding glycosyltransferase — protein MEKIGFIVCQYGNEVNGGAEIHCKMLAERLTPYYEVDVLTSTIINYNTFEPYYKEGKESINGVNVLRFKSNPFDRSYHETIRRKSKLGRKVRRMLFRVGLLELIADVFPKWNISVKSEEEVLKSHGFYSSELLTYLSTNINSYKKLILLSYPYPNTYFTNKIYSNKCILIPTAHNEGDLFRSLQTHLFTTVNHIAFNTEAEKKLCIKVFGKHMSDNSIVAVGVDIAKPESKAHIYKKFNLPDEYILYFGRIAPEKIGNLINWFIAFKKSSNNNIKLVLTGRLFMKKHEHPDIIYTDFVQESEKTALIENARLIVNPSSKESLSLLLLETMQLGKISLVNGKSDVMKQHCIDSNFACQYYLSKSDFLDRLNNILKNTQDTELISEKSRKYVEENYSWDVIINKLRILIDSKTNK, from the coding sequence ATGGAAAAAATAGGTTTTATTGTCTGTCAATATGGAAATGAAGTTAACGGTGGAGCGGAGATTCATTGTAAAATGTTGGCTGAACGTTTAACACCTTATTATGAGGTTGATGTATTAACGTCTACAATCATAAACTACAATACATTTGAACCTTATTATAAAGAGGGAAAGGAGTCAATAAACGGTGTAAATGTCTTACGTTTTAAATCCAACCCATTCGATAGATCCTATCACGAGACTATCCGACGTAAAAGTAAGTTAGGTAGAAAAGTTAGAAGAATGTTATTCAGAGTTGGATTGTTAGAACTCATCGCAGATGTATTCCCAAAATGGAATATTAGCGTCAAAAGTGAAGAAGAAGTTTTGAAATCGCATGGTTTTTATTCTTCAGAACTTCTAACATATCTAAGTACAAATATTAATTCGTATAAAAAATTAATTTTACTCTCATACCCTTACCCTAACACCTATTTCACTAATAAAATTTATTCCAATAAATGTATCTTAATTCCTACGGCTCATAATGAAGGGGACTTATTCAGATCTTTGCAAACTCATTTATTCACAACTGTCAATCATATAGCATTTAATACAGAAGCAGAAAAAAAACTATGCATAAAAGTTTTTGGGAAACACATGTCTGACAACAGTATTGTAGCAGTCGGTGTAGATATTGCAAAACCAGAATCAAAAGCGCATATTTACAAAAAGTTTAATCTGCCAGATGAATATATCCTGTATTTTGGAAGAATTGCTCCTGAAAAAATAGGAAATTTAATAAACTGGTTTATTGCTTTTAAAAAGAGTAGCAACAATAACATTAAATTGGTTTTAACAGGTCGGTTATTCATGAAAAAACATGAACACCCTGATATTATCTATACAGATTTTGTGCAGGAATCTGAAAAGACAGCATTAATTGAGAATGCTAGGCTAATTGTGAATCCTTCTTCAAAAGAAAGTTTATCCCTCTTATTACTGGAAACAATGCAACTGGGAAAAATTTCATTAGTAAATGGGAAAAGTGATGTAATGAAACAACATTGTATAGACAGCAATTTTGCTTGTCAATATTATCTTTCCAAATCAGATTTTTTAGATAGATTAAACAATATTTTGAAGAATACACAAGACACAGAACTAATCTCAGAAAAATCCAGAAAGTATGTAGAAGAAAACTATAGCTGGGATGTAATAATTAACAAATTGAGAATTCTTATAGATTCAAAAACAAATAAATAA
- a CDS encoding glycosyltransferase family 9 protein: MMPLPSKIIVTRFSAMGDVAMVASVLKEFCMQHPDVQLIVVSRQLFSAFFEEIPQITFHPFDPKGKHKGILGIRKLKKELDEYQATAVADLHYNLRSRILGFLFRLSGTRVVGLDKGRKEKKQLTRAVDKVLKPLRQTTERYADVFRKLGYTLHLSHTRTVRKERLPQMAKAMFADEETFKIGIAPFAQHSYKVFPLPKMGSVIQTLSEKGYETFIFGGGNEEKKIAAQWESQFRNVHNTIGLFTLKEELAIISNLNLMISMDSSGMHMASLMGIRCLSVWGATHPFAGFLGYGQALEDCIQVDHPNRPSSVYGNKPCDCDGIEAIDLVTPEMVIDKIVNI; encoded by the coding sequence ATGATGCCGCTGCCCTCCAAAATAATTGTGACCCGCTTCTCAGCAATGGGTGATGTCGCTATGGTTGCTTCTGTACTGAAGGAATTCTGTATGCAACACCCAGATGTACAGTTAATTGTGGTCAGCAGACAGTTGTTCAGCGCTTTTTTTGAAGAAATTCCTCAGATTACATTTCATCCTTTTGATCCGAAAGGGAAGCATAAAGGAATTTTGGGAATACGAAAACTAAAAAAAGAACTGGATGAATACCAGGCCACGGCTGTAGCAGATCTTCATTACAATCTGAGATCCCGGATACTGGGTTTTTTATTTCGGTTATCAGGCACCCGTGTAGTCGGATTGGATAAGGGCCGAAAAGAAAAAAAACAACTTACAAGAGCGGTTGATAAGGTATTAAAGCCGCTAAGACAGACAACAGAGCGATATGCAGACGTTTTTAGAAAGTTAGGTTATACCTTACATCTTTCTCATACACGGACTGTCCGAAAAGAACGGCTTCCACAAATGGCGAAGGCCATGTTTGCTGATGAAGAAACTTTTAAAATCGGAATCGCTCCGTTTGCACAACATTCTTACAAGGTATTTCCTTTACCTAAGATGGGAAGTGTCATTCAGACGCTCTCAGAAAAGGGATACGAGACTTTTATCTTCGGAGGAGGTAATGAGGAGAAAAAGATAGCTGCACAATGGGAAAGTCAATTTAGAAATGTACATAATACCATAGGATTGTTTACTTTAAAGGAAGAATTAGCAATTATTTCGAATCTCAATCTGATGATCAGTATGGATTCGTCTGGTATGCATATGGCATCTCTGATGGGGATCAGATGTTTGTCTGTATGGGGAGCAACACACCCATTTGCTGGTTTTTTAGGCTATGGACAAGCATTGGAGGATTGTATTCAGGTCGATCACCCCAATCGTCCGAGTTCAGTATATGGCAATAAACCTTGTGACTGTGACGGCATAGAAGCGATAGATTTAGTAACACCTGAAATGGTTATTGATAAAATAGTGAATATTTGA
- a CDS encoding glycosyltransferase codes for MKILFIQHLHFLNGSGGTEKICSFLANGFAKQGHQVTIATNQDIIGKPVFEIDRNIEVVNIYNPRVIQKELKSLYNYKGRNPIIWLISKIKKKSAKIYNNVLRKDLGGDAGIYKFNLSKRAELWNAYINELSPDVIVTMSISSLLEVTYNNKINIPIVNSVNGRPDYDYRNIFGRRSDFEMRLLEESFKNLSGIQVLFKSYCNFLPSTFKGKQYVIPNPVPQTAESDVVNHLKPKGKYRIIHIGRLDDDCKQQSIAIKIFNEIASVFPEWELEFWGIGHDHNMLKQMISSYNLNNRVFLKGFTDNPLEKIKEGDIFIFPSKYEGFGLALGEAMSAGLPCLGFQSCSGVNELIEHGVAGFLAKDESEMQKYLEELMQNRELRKEMGFQAHLAMKRYSPHHVLDAWKNVISDIVRR; via the coding sequence ATGAAAATTTTATTTATACAACATTTACACTTCTTAAACGGATCGGGTGGAACTGAAAAAATCTGTTCTTTTTTGGCAAATGGGTTTGCAAAACAGGGACACCAAGTAACTATAGCTACTAATCAGGATATTATCGGAAAGCCCGTCTTCGAAATCGATAGAAATATTGAGGTGGTAAATATCTACAACCCTCGTGTGATTCAGAAAGAGTTGAAATCATTATATAATTATAAGGGGCGTAACCCGATTATATGGCTTATATCAAAAATCAAAAAGAAATCTGCTAAAATTTATAATAATGTACTTCGGAAGGATCTAGGTGGTGACGCTGGAATATATAAATTTAATCTTTCTAAACGTGCTGAACTTTGGAATGCATATATAAATGAATTATCTCCTGATGTAATAGTTACCATGTCCATCAGTTCTTTATTAGAGGTTACCTATAATAATAAAATTAATATTCCTATTGTAAATTCTGTAAATGGAAGACCGGATTATGATTATAGAAACATATTTGGAAGAAGAAGTGACTTTGAAATGCGACTTCTTGAAGAATCTTTCAAAAACCTCTCTGGTATTCAGGTACTATTTAAAAGTTACTGTAACTTTCTCCCATCAACATTTAAGGGTAAACAATATGTTATTCCTAACCCGGTTCCTCAGACGGCAGAAAGTGATGTAGTAAACCATCTAAAACCTAAAGGAAAATATCGTATCATTCACATAGGAAGATTAGATGATGATTGTAAACAACAAAGTATAGCTATAAAGATTTTTAATGAAATCGCTTCAGTATTTCCTGAATGGGAACTGGAATTTTGGGGCATAGGTCATGATCATAATATGCTTAAGCAAATGATTAGTTCGTATAACTTGAATAATCGGGTTTTTTTAAAAGGTTTTACAGATAATCCATTAGAAAAGATAAAGGAAGGAGATATTTTTATATTCCCAAGTAAATATGAAGGTTTTGGACTTGCATTAGGGGAAGCTATGTCTGCAGGGCTACCTTGCTTAGGATTTCAAAGTTGTTCTGGTGTGAATGAGCTTATTGAGCATGGAGTAGCTGGGTTTTTAGCAAAGGATGAAAGTGAAATGCAAAAGTATCTGGAAGAACTTATGCAGAATAGAGAGTTAAGAAAGGAAATGGGATTTCAGGCGCATCTAGCTATGAAGAGATATAGTCCTCATCATGTATTGGATGCCTGGAAGAATGTAATTTCAGATATTGTTAGAAGGTAA
- a CDS encoding glycosyltransferase family 2 protein — protein MLASVIISTYNSPEWLKKVLIGYSIQTCKDFEVIIADDGSDNSTKVIIEEFKNIFTSLIHVWHEDNGFRKCEILNKAIVASSSPYLIFTDGDCIPRKDFVETHITNRKRKHFLSGGYFKLPLSISQDITPYDIQTQNCFDLKWLRKKKLPYSFKNQKLSAYKGFLKILNALTTTKPTWNGHNASGWKEDILAINGFDERMKYGGEDREMGERLLNNSILPIQIRYKAICIHLDHARSYVNKRDWELNNAIRRQTKKNKAVWTMHGIDKV, from the coding sequence ATGTTAGCATCTGTTATCATCAGCACCTATAACTCTCCTGAATGGCTAAAGAAAGTATTAATAGGGTATTCAATTCAAACATGTAAAGATTTTGAAGTTATTATCGCAGATGATGGCTCAGATAATAGTACAAAAGTTATAATTGAGGAGTTTAAAAATATATTTACATCACTGATTCATGTATGGCATGAAGATAATGGATTTAGAAAGTGTGAAATTTTAAACAAAGCAATTGTTGCATCTTCAAGTCCGTACTTAATCTTCACTGATGGAGACTGTATTCCAAGGAAAGATTTCGTAGAAACGCATATTACCAATCGTAAAAGAAAGCACTTTTTATCCGGAGGATATTTCAAGCTTCCTCTCAGCATTTCTCAGGACATCACTCCTTATGATATCCAAACTCAAAACTGTTTTGATTTAAAGTGGTTAAGAAAGAAAAAACTACCTTATTCATTTAAGAATCAAAAGTTATCAGCTTATAAGGGTTTCTTAAAAATCTTGAATGCTTTGACTACTACCAAACCAACCTGGAATGGTCACAATGCTTCTGGATGGAAAGAAGATATATTAGCAATTAACGGGTTTGACGAAAGAATGAAGTATGGTGGCGAGGATAGGGAAATGGGTGAAAGGCTTTTAAACAATTCTATTCTACCAATTCAAATACGCTATAAGGCCATATGCATTCACTTAGATCATGCAAGGAGCTATGTAAATAAAAGAGATTGGGAACTTAACAATGCTATTAGACGCCAAACAAAGAAAAATAAAGCAGTTTGGACAATGCATGGTATTGATAAAGTATAA
- a CDS encoding SixA phosphatase family protein — protein sequence MQLKTLFIIRHAKAEEHSFAKQDFDRNLIEKGEERAHRIAQELKDLITIDPQTLFISSTANRAWQTAQIFADVLGYRRDRIQLEDSIYESHHFNILEVINQVPSTIHTVLLFGHNPGLSNAVDYITDRPVMLKTANVAQITLPEGFDFNNLSINTGTLTQILD from the coding sequence ATGCAACTTAAAACTCTCTTTATCATACGTCATGCAAAGGCAGAAGAGCATTCTTTTGCCAAACAGGATTTCGATCGTAATCTTATCGAAAAGGGCGAAGAACGTGCACATCGTATAGCACAGGAATTGAAAGATCTTATAACGATAGATCCGCAAACATTATTCATATCTTCTACCGCAAATCGTGCCTGGCAGACAGCCCAGATTTTTGCAGATGTATTGGGATATCGCAGAGACAGGATCCAATTGGAAGACTCCATATATGAATCTCACCACTTCAATATATTAGAGGTCATTAATCAGGTCCCTTCAACAATACATACGGTTTTGCTTTTTGGTCACAATCCGGGTTTATCAAATGCAGTAGATTATATAACGGATAGACCTGTAATGCTAAAAACTGCAAATGTTGCGCAGATTACATTGCCGGAAGGTTTTGATTTTAACAATCTAAGTATAAATAC
- a CDS encoding DUF4254 domain-containing protein, translating into MISAIANPIFQRAIEDYHVNDVIDHPIENPYDKTSLEHLLYLKCWIDTVQWHMEDVVRNPEIDPKDALYWKRRIDESNQYRTDTVEYIDSYYLQKYTDIQPLADAKVNTESPAWAIDRLSILALKIYHMEQETLRTDAQAEHIKSCQQKLHILLEQRKDLSLSIDELLNDIEKGHKYMKVYKQMKMYNDPALNPVLYTAGK; encoded by the coding sequence ATGATAAGTGCAATTGCAAATCCGATTTTTCAACGTGCGATCGAAGATTATCACGTAAATGATGTCATAGATCATCCTATTGAGAATCCTTATGATAAAACATCTTTGGAACATTTATTATATCTCAAATGCTGGATTGATACTGTACAATGGCATATGGAAGATGTGGTAAGAAATCCTGAAATCGATCCGAAGGATGCCTTGTACTGGAAACGCCGAATAGACGAATCAAACCAGTATCGCACGGATACGGTTGAATATATAGACAGCTACTATCTTCAGAAATACACCGATATACAGCCTCTGGCTGATGCAAAGGTGAATACAGAAAGTCCGGCATGGGCCATTGACCGCCTATCTATTCTGGCCTTGAAAATATATCATATGGAGCAGGAAACCCTGCGTACAGATGCTCAGGCTGAACATATTAAATCATGTCAGCAAAAACTACATATTCTATTGGAACAACGTAAGGATCTTTCATTAAGTATTGATGAATTATTAAATGATATAGAGAAAGGCCATAAATACATGAAAGTGTATAAGCAAATGAAGATGTATAACGATCCTGCTCTTAACCCTGTGCTGTATACTGCAGGAAAGTAA